From Paenarthrobacter sp. A20:
CGCCGGGGCCGGCAGCTACGAGCAAGACATCGTGGTGATCAGCCCCAAGGAAGCCAAGGGCTTGGAATTCGATGGCGTTGTGGTCCTGGAACCGGCGGCAATGTTGAACCACGACCATGGCAAGGTGGGCGATCTCTACGTTGCCATGACCCGGGCAACGCAGCGGCTGCGCCTCATTGCTGCCGCGCCCGTACCTGCCGGCATCGAGCGCTAGGAAAAACGGGCCCTGCAATCCTGCTAACTTAGATCTCGTGTCACACGTAAACAACCTCGAGTCCCAGCACAACGATCCCGCCTTTGCCAACGTCTGGCAGGAGCTCAAATGGCGCGGCCTTGTCCACGTTTCCACTGATGAAACGGAACTGGAAAAGCTGCTCGCCGGGGACCCGATCACGTATTACTGTGGCTTCGATCCCACCGCGCCCTCGCTGCATCTGGGCAACCTTGTGCAGTTGCTGGTGATGCGCCGCCTGCAGTTGGCCGGTCACAAACCTTTGGGCCTGGTGGGTGGATCCACCGGCCTCATCGGCGACCCGCGTCCGACGGCGGAACGCACCTTGAACACTAAGGACACCGTTGCGGAGTGGGTCGGCTACCTTCAGGGCCAGGTGCGTCGCTTCCTTAGTTTCGACGGCGAAAATTCCGCCCGCATGGTCAACAACCTGGACTGGACGGCGCCGCTGAGCGCAATCGACTTCCTGCGTGAAATCGGTAAGCACTTCCGCGTGGGCACGATGCTCCGCAAGGATGCCGTCGCCTCGCGCCTGAGCTCGGACGAAGGCATCAGCTACACCGAGTTCAGCTACCAGATCCTGCAGGGAATGGACTACCTCCAGCTCTTCCGCGACTACGGCTGCGCCTTGCAGACGGGCGGCTCGGACCAGTGGGGCAACCTCACCAGCGGCACTGAACTCATCCGCAAGGTGGAGGGCAAGAGCGTGCACGCCATGGGTACGCCGCTCATCACCAACTCCGACGGCACCAAGTTCGGTAAGAGCGAGGGCAACGCCATCTGGCTGGACCCGGACATGTGCAGCCCGTACACGTTCTACCAATTCTGGCTGAACACTGCTGACGCGGACGTGGTGGACCGACTCAAGGTCTTCACGTTCCTCTCGCGCGCTGAAATTGAGGCGCTTGGACAAGCCGTGTCGGAACGTCCATTTGCCCGTGAAGGCCAGAAGAAGCTCGCTTTCGAAGTGACTTCCCTGGTCCACGGCGTCGACGCTACCGAGAAGGTCATTGCCGCTTCAGCCGCGCTCTTCGGAAACGGCGATCTTACGGTTCTGGACGAACGCACACTCGAAGCCGCTACGGCGGAACTTCCTTCGGCAAAGATCGGCACCGACGGACTGGGGATCATCGACCTCCTGGTTGCCTCGGGTCTGTCCGACAGCAAGTCCGCTGCCCGTCGGACTGTGGGGGAGGGCGGCGCGTACGTGAACAACACCAAGGTCTCCGATCCCGACGCCGTCATTGCCCAGGATCAACTGCTGCATGGCCGCTACCTGCTCCTTCGACGTGGCAAGAAAAATCTGGCCACCATTGAGGTTTCGGCCTAGGAATCCTGAAGTAGTCAGGGCCGGCAACCGTTATGGTTGCCGGCCCTTTCTGCGTCTGACCATGTTGTGCGCCGCGCGGTGGGCGTAAGCCGACGCCCGCTCACCTAATCGCCGTTTTTGGTCGACGCCCGCTCACCGGGGGCTGTGCTTGTGTGATGGGCTTCACTGAAACCTGTGGCTGCTGTTTTGGGCTGGTTGGCGTGTTTTTGGGGTTGTTTTCCTTGTGTTTGCGGGGTTTTTGGGTGGTGTTGGGGTGGATTTGGTGTGGGGGTGGGGCGCGTGTAAAGTTATTCGAGTCGCCGCCGCTGTTGCGGATTGATGGTGACAATCTCCCTTCAAATTGCCGGTTTCGGTGGTGCTTTGGTGCGCTGCTGGTTGGTGTGGGAGGCCCGGGTTCTGGTTTGCTTTGTGCGGCTGGTTCGGGTAAGTTTGAAAAGTTGCTCCGGAGCGATCCTGGACCCTGTGGGGTGTGGGTGGTGCCGGTTGTGTCTGTTGTTTGAGAACTCAATAGTGTGCCAAGTTTGTTGATACCGATTGTTTTATTGATTGGTTGAAATTTATGCCAGTTCTGTCATGCACCCCCGTGTGTGGTGGGCTGGTTTTCAGCTGGTTTCGAATTTTGTGCAGCCGTGTTCGCCGTTATTTCCGGTGGGTGTGGTTGTGTCTGTTTGATTTGTTTTACTTCAACGGAGAGTTTGATCCTGGCTCAGGATGAACGCTGGCGGCGTGCTTAACACATGCAAGTCGAACGATGATCCCAGCTTGCTGGGGGATTAGTGGCGAACGGGTGAGTAACACGTGAGTAACCTGCCCTTGACTCTGGGATAAGCCTGGGAAACTGGGTCTAATACCGGATATGACTCCTCATCGCATGGTGGGGGGTGGAAAGCTTTTGTGGTTTTGGATGGACTCGCGGCCTATCAGCTTGTTGGTGGGGTAATGGCCTACCAAGGCGACGACGGGTAGCCGGCCTGAGAGGGTGACCGGCCACACTGGGACTGAGACACGGCCCAGACTCCTACGGGAGGCAGCAGTGGGGAATATTGCACAATGGGCGCAAGCCTGATGCAGCGACGCCGCGTGAGGGATGACGGCCTTCGGGTTGTAAACCTCTTTCAGTAGGGAAGAAGCGAAAGTGACGGTACCTGCAGAAGAAGCGCCGGCTAACTACGTGCCAGCAGCCGCGGTAATACGTAGGGCGCAAGCGTTATCCGGAATTATTGGGCGTAAAGAGCTCGTAGGCGGTTTGTCGCGTCTGCTGTGAAAGACCGGGGCTCAACTCCGGTTCTGCAGTGGGTACGGGCAGACTAGAGTGATGTAGGGGAGACTGGAATTCCTGGTGTAGCGGTGAAATGCGCAGATATCAGGAGGAACACCGATGGCGAAGGCAGGTCTCTGGGCATTAACTGACGCTGAGGAGCGAAAGCATGGGGAGCGAACAGGATTAGATACCCTGGTAGTCCATGCCGTAAACGTTGGGCACTAGGTGTGGGGGACATTCCACGTTTTCCGCGCCGTAGCTAACGCATTAAGTGCCCCGCCTGGGGAGTACGGCCGCAAGGCTAAAACTCAAAGGAATTGACGGGGGCCCGCACAAGCGGCGGAGCATGCGGATTAATTCGATGCAACGCGAAGAACCTTACCAAGGCTTGACATGAACCGGTAATACCTGGAAACAGGTGCCCCGCTTGCGGTCGGTTTACAGGTGGTGCATGGTTGTCGTCAGCTCGTGTCGTGAGATGTTGGGTTAAGTCCCGCAACGAGCGC
This genomic window contains:
- the tyrS gene encoding tyrosine--tRNA ligase, with the protein product MSHVNNLESQHNDPAFANVWQELKWRGLVHVSTDETELEKLLAGDPITYYCGFDPTAPSLHLGNLVQLLVMRRLQLAGHKPLGLVGGSTGLIGDPRPTAERTLNTKDTVAEWVGYLQGQVRRFLSFDGENSARMVNNLDWTAPLSAIDFLREIGKHFRVGTMLRKDAVASRLSSDEGISYTEFSYQILQGMDYLQLFRDYGCALQTGGSDQWGNLTSGTELIRKVEGKSVHAMGTPLITNSDGTKFGKSEGNAIWLDPDMCSPYTFYQFWLNTADADVVDRLKVFTFLSRAEIEALGQAVSERPFAREGQKKLAFEVTSLVHGVDATEKVIAASAALFGNGDLTVLDERTLEAATAELPSAKIGTDGLGIIDLLVASGLSDSKSAARRTVGEGGAYVNNTKVSDPDAVIAQDQLLHGRYLLLRRGKKNLATIEVSA